The Arachis hypogaea cultivar Tifrunner chromosome 14, arahy.Tifrunner.gnm2.J5K5, whole genome shotgun sequence genome has a segment encoding these proteins:
- the LOC112741289 gene encoding uncharacterized protein, protein MASVEVAQQAPVQESKPTEVEVEVQEAAPAEQPATEAEAPEAPATEAPKEETSEEAKEAEAPAVSVDEVESKEEVVTEEAKKSDEAETAEEKAEEASEEKAAEEPKATETAVTTEEEKEEEAAPVEEKKADEAAVEAEPEVAIEKAEA, encoded by the exons ATGGCCAGTGTTGAG GTAGCACAACAAGCACCAGTGCAAGAAAGCAAACCAACCGAGGTTGAGGTTGAGGTTCAGGAGGCAGCACCAGCTGAACAACCAGCCACCGAGGCCGAGGCCCCGGAGGCTCCAGCAACAGAAGCACCGAAGGAAGAAACCAGCGAGGAAGCAAAAGAAGCGGAGGCTCCGGCAGTTTCAGTTGATGAGGTTGAGAGCAAGGAAGAAGTAGTAACAGAGGAAGCGAAGAAGAGTGATGAGGCAGAGACAGCAGAGGAAAAAGCTGAAGAAGCCAGTGAAGAGAAAGCAGCAGAGGAGCCAAAAGCAACTGAAACGGCAGTAAcgacagaagaagaaaaagaagaagaagcagctccgGTGGAAGAGAAGAAAGCAGATGAGGCAGCAGTGGAAGCAGAACCGGAAGTTGCTATTGAGAAGGCTGAAGCTTAA
- the LOC112741287 gene encoding E3 ubiquitin-protein ligase UPL5 isoform X1, translating to MPITQTTTADSVFQLQRANHSSKRKLDDYGDEYGADAGADFAGGDPEVAYAAGFLAGIKREETKNASNSRYRGADARVSSSTPSSSRAAQFRSGSRSGSRLQFFVRMMSRGNTVVMQASPHDTVKSIHERIMVLTGIPVFEQGLTYRGKQLQWENTLQECGVQNDANLHLVGRMRSTEHPQAWQVLENMVSLVFRLCRGEIVHEATKVIKSLITSYMNMAPKVDDATASYFHIFVASNAPSMLVTLYISPYAGNKERGDLFVRHFLNSCRNNMAKPYHAQCASVVLELCSLLMRVGCDDPLYLHCRNTLGSMLESAGCCHVYAGKHGKGGGSILLQDICPFVRELSNRLLRDLELCIQRPNSSGPLQTDVSDFAAFLTPLRKGITQLQAMRGMGLDEKCHEGILLAEEVDYLHLIFIQMLEKMEQCLRSMQEFLSDKLRRDRDVGLTYSGCSQYLSILKELYQISKLYDGAEEKFWKVLMNQRSMLCILVIQYAKRSDDHQWILDHRSVTNFEVRRHLAMLLFPDVKEDYEELHEMLIDRSQLLAESYEYIAQAKPASLHAGLFMEFKNEEATGPGVLREWFLLVCQAIFNPENALFVACPNDCRRFYPNPASKVDPLHLKYFSFAGRVIALALMHKVQVGIVFDRLFFKQLAGKSVTLEDIQAADPYLYSSCKQILQMEADFIDSDALGLTFVREVDELGHRKVVELCSGGKNLVVNSKNREKYVSLLIQNYFETSISEQVSHFAKGFGDILSNSRQQPFFFKSLDLEDLDWMLHGSESTISVEDWKAHTEYNGYKETDCQISWFWEIVGRMPAEQRKILLFFWTSVKYLPVEGFRGLASRLYIYRSMETEDRLPSSHTCFYRLCFPPYSSKAVMQDRLRIITQEHIGCSFGTWNLKLVTASLLLRRSEDYNMLLSPQSL from the exons ATGCCCATCACTCAAACCACGACTGCAGATAGTGTTTTCCAACTCCAACGCGCCAACCACTCCTCCAAGCGGAAGCTCGATGACTACGGTGATGAATATGGGGCAGATGCCGGCGCGGATTTCGCCGGCGGCGACCCCGAGGTCGCCTATGCAGCGGGATTCCTTGCCGGGATTAAGCGAGAAGAGACGAAAAACGCCTCAAATTCGCGGTACCGTGGCGCGGATGCTAGGGTTTCGTCGTCGACTCCTTCTTCGTCGCGAGCCGCTCAGTTTCGGAGCGGGTCGAGGTCCGGGTCGCGGTTACAGTTCTTCGTCCGAATGATGTCGCGAGGGAACACTGTGGTGATGCAAGCATCTCCTCACGATACCGTGAAATCGATCCATGAGAGAATCATGGTATTGACCGGTATACCTGTTTTCGAGCAGGGTTTAACATACAGAGGTAAACAACTTCAGTGGGAGAACACTCTTCAAGAGTGTGGGGTTCAGAACGACGCAAACCTCCACCTGGTTGGTCGCATGAGGAGTACGGAGCACCCTCAGGCGTGGCAGGTTCTTGAAAACATGGTCAGTCTTGTTTTCAGGCTCTGTAGAGGCGAAATTGTTCACGAGGCTACCAAGGTGATCAAGAGCCTCATCACCAGTTACATGAACATGGCGCCCAAGGTTGATGATGCTACAGCATCTTATTTCCACATTTTCGTCGCCTCGAATGCCCCTTCCATGCTGGTAACTCTCTATATTTCTCCTTATGCTGGTAACAAGGAACGTGGTGATTTATTTGTCAggcatttcttgaattcttgtcGCAATAACATGGCTAAACCTTATCATGCTCAGTGTGCGAGTGTGGTGTTGGAGTTGTGTAGTTTGCTTATGAGGGTTGGGTGTGATGATCCTCTGTATCTGCATTGCCGGAATACTTTGGGGTCTATGTTAGAGAGTGCTGGTTGTTGCCATGTTTATGCAGGTAAGCATGGTAAAGGTGGAGGGTCTATTTTGTTGCAGGATATCTGCCCCTTTGTTCGCGAGCTTTCGAATAGGTTGTTGAGGGATTTGGAGTTATGCATCCAGCGCCCCAACAGTTCAGGGCCATTGCAGACCGATGTTTCGGACTTTGCAGCTTTCTTGACCCCTTTGAGGAAAGGAATTACCCAATTGCAAGCTATGAGGGGTATGGGGTTGGATGAAAAGTGCCATGAGGGGATCTTGCTTGCAGAAGAGGTGGATTACCTTCACCTTATATTTATTCAGATGTTGGAGAAAATGGAACAATGCCTTCGTTCTATGCAGGAATTCTTGTCTGACAAACTAAGACGGGATCGGGATGTGGGTTTGACGTATTCTGGATGTTCTCAATATCTTTCTATCTTGAAGGAATTGTATCAAATCTCGAAGCTATATGATGGGGCGGAGGAAAAATTTTGGAAGGTTTTGATGAATCAACGAAGTATGCTTTGTATACTTGTCATCCAATATGCAAAGAGAAGTGATGATCACCAGTGGATTCTTGATCACAGATCTGTGACTAATTTTGAGGTGAGGAGGCATCTGGCAATGCTGTTGTTTCCTGATGTCAAAGAAGACTATGAGGAGTTACATGAGATGCTTATTGATAGGTCTCAATTATTGGCCGAATCCTACGAGTATATAGCACAAGCAAAGCCTGCCTCTCTGCATGCTGGGCTATTTATGGAATTCAAAAACGAGGAAGCTACTGGACCGGGTGTGCTGAGGGAGTGGTTTCTTTTGGTGTGTCAAGCAATATTTAATCCAGAAAATGCTCTCTTTGTAGCATGCCCAAATGATTGCAGGAGATTTTACCCTAATCCTG CATCTAAGGTAGATCCTCTGCATCTAAAGTACTTCAGTTTTGCTGGTCGTGTTATTGCATTAGCTTTAATGCATAAGGTGCAAGTGGGTATTGTTTTTGACCGTTTGTTTTTCAAGCAATTGGCTGGAAAGTCTGTTACTTTAGAAGATATACAGGCGGCAGATCCTTACTTGTACAGTAGCTGCAAGCAAATATTGCAGATGGAAGCTGATTTCATTGATTCAGATGCTTTAGGACTGACGTTTGTGAGAGAGGTGGATGAATTAGGACACAGGAAAGTGGTTGAACTTTGCTCTGGTGGGAAAAACCTTGTAGTGAATAGTAAGAACAGGGAGAAGTATGTTTCTCTTCTCATTCAAAATTATTTTGAGACATCGATATCTGAGCAGGTATCACATTTTGCCAAGGGCTTTGGTGATATCCTTTCTAACTCAAGGCAACAGCCGTTCTTCTTTAAAAGTTTAGATCTTGAAGACCTTGATTGGATGCTCCATGGGAGCGAAAGTACTATTTCTGTCGAAGATTGGAAGGCTCATACGGAGTATAATGGCTATAAAGAGACTGACTGTCAAATATCTTGGTTTTGGGAG ATTGTTGGTAGAATGCCAGCAGAACAAAGGAAGATTCTTCTGTTCTTTTGGACATCCGTGAAATATCTGCCAGTTGAAGGTTTCCGTGGTTTAGCTTCCCGTCTATACATTTACAGGTCTATGGAAACTGAAGACCGCCTTCCTTCATCGCACACATGCTTTTACAGGCTGTGTTTCCCGCCATACTCATCCAAGGCTGTCATGCAAGATCGCCTTAGAATCATCACTCAAGAACACATCGGTTGCAGTTTCGGTACCTG GAACCTTAAATTGGTCACTGCCTCCCTTCTCCTTCGTAGATCAGAGGATTACAACATGCTGCTATCACCACAGAGTCTGTAG
- the LOC112741287 gene encoding E3 ubiquitin-protein ligase UPL5 isoform X3, with amino-acid sequence MPITQTTTADSVFQLQRANHSSKRKLDDYGDEYGADAGADFAGGDPEVAYAAGFLAGIKREETKNASNSRYRGADARVSSSTPSSSRAAQFRSGSRSGSRLQFFVRMMSRGNTVVMQASPHDTVKSIHERIMVLTGIPVFEQGLTYRGKQLQWENTLQECGVQNDANLHLVGRMRSTEHPQAWQVLENMVSLVFRLCRGEIVHEATKVIKSLITSYMNMAPKVDDATASYFHIFVASNAPSMLCASVVLELCSLLMRVGCDDPLYLHCRNTLGSMLESAGCCHVYAGKHGKGGGSILLQDICPFVRELSNRLLRDLELCIQRPNSSGPLQTDVSDFAAFLTPLRKGITQLQAMRGMGLDEKCHEGILLAEEVDYLHLIFIQMLEKMEQCLRSMQEFLSDKLRRDRDVGLTYSGCSQYLSILKELYQISKLYDGAEEKFWKVLMNQRSMLCILVIQYAKRSDDHQWILDHRSVTNFEVRRHLAMLLFPDVKEDYEELHEMLIDRSQLLAESYEYIAQAKPASLHAGLFMEFKNEEATGPGVLREWFLLVCQAIFNPENALFVACPNDCRRFYPNPASKVDPLHLKYFSFAGRVIALALMHKVQVGIVFDRLFFKQLAGKSVTLEDIQAADPYLYSSCKQILQMEADFIDSDALGLTFVREVDELGHRKVVELCSGGKNLVVNSKNREKYVSLLIQNYFETSISEQVSHFAKGFGDILSNSRQQPFFFKSLDLEDLDWMLHGSESTISVEDWKAHTEYNGYKETDCQISWFWEIVGRMPAEQRKILLFFWTSVKYLPVEGFRGLASRLYIYRSMETEDRLPSSHTCFYRLCFPPYSSKAVMQDRLRIITQEHIGCSFGTWNLKLVTASLLLRRSEDYNMLLSPQSL; translated from the exons ATGCCCATCACTCAAACCACGACTGCAGATAGTGTTTTCCAACTCCAACGCGCCAACCACTCCTCCAAGCGGAAGCTCGATGACTACGGTGATGAATATGGGGCAGATGCCGGCGCGGATTTCGCCGGCGGCGACCCCGAGGTCGCCTATGCAGCGGGATTCCTTGCCGGGATTAAGCGAGAAGAGACGAAAAACGCCTCAAATTCGCGGTACCGTGGCGCGGATGCTAGGGTTTCGTCGTCGACTCCTTCTTCGTCGCGAGCCGCTCAGTTTCGGAGCGGGTCGAGGTCCGGGTCGCGGTTACAGTTCTTCGTCCGAATGATGTCGCGAGGGAACACTGTGGTGATGCAAGCATCTCCTCACGATACCGTGAAATCGATCCATGAGAGAATCATGGTATTGACCGGTATACCTGTTTTCGAGCAGGGTTTAACATACAGAGGTAAACAACTTCAGTGGGAGAACACTCTTCAAGAGTGTGGGGTTCAGAACGACGCAAACCTCCACCTGGTTGGTCGCATGAGGAGTACGGAGCACCCTCAGGCGTGGCAGGTTCTTGAAAACATGGTCAGTCTTGTTTTCAGGCTCTGTAGAGGCGAAATTGTTCACGAGGCTACCAAGGTGATCAAGAGCCTCATCACCAGTTACATGAACATGGCGCCCAAGGTTGATGATGCTACAGCATCTTATTTCCACATTTTCGTCGCCTCGAATGCCCCTTCCATGCTG TGTGCGAGTGTGGTGTTGGAGTTGTGTAGTTTGCTTATGAGGGTTGGGTGTGATGATCCTCTGTATCTGCATTGCCGGAATACTTTGGGGTCTATGTTAGAGAGTGCTGGTTGTTGCCATGTTTATGCAGGTAAGCATGGTAAAGGTGGAGGGTCTATTTTGTTGCAGGATATCTGCCCCTTTGTTCGCGAGCTTTCGAATAGGTTGTTGAGGGATTTGGAGTTATGCATCCAGCGCCCCAACAGTTCAGGGCCATTGCAGACCGATGTTTCGGACTTTGCAGCTTTCTTGACCCCTTTGAGGAAAGGAATTACCCAATTGCAAGCTATGAGGGGTATGGGGTTGGATGAAAAGTGCCATGAGGGGATCTTGCTTGCAGAAGAGGTGGATTACCTTCACCTTATATTTATTCAGATGTTGGAGAAAATGGAACAATGCCTTCGTTCTATGCAGGAATTCTTGTCTGACAAACTAAGACGGGATCGGGATGTGGGTTTGACGTATTCTGGATGTTCTCAATATCTTTCTATCTTGAAGGAATTGTATCAAATCTCGAAGCTATATGATGGGGCGGAGGAAAAATTTTGGAAGGTTTTGATGAATCAACGAAGTATGCTTTGTATACTTGTCATCCAATATGCAAAGAGAAGTGATGATCACCAGTGGATTCTTGATCACAGATCTGTGACTAATTTTGAGGTGAGGAGGCATCTGGCAATGCTGTTGTTTCCTGATGTCAAAGAAGACTATGAGGAGTTACATGAGATGCTTATTGATAGGTCTCAATTATTGGCCGAATCCTACGAGTATATAGCACAAGCAAAGCCTGCCTCTCTGCATGCTGGGCTATTTATGGAATTCAAAAACGAGGAAGCTACTGGACCGGGTGTGCTGAGGGAGTGGTTTCTTTTGGTGTGTCAAGCAATATTTAATCCAGAAAATGCTCTCTTTGTAGCATGCCCAAATGATTGCAGGAGATTTTACCCTAATCCTG CATCTAAGGTAGATCCTCTGCATCTAAAGTACTTCAGTTTTGCTGGTCGTGTTATTGCATTAGCTTTAATGCATAAGGTGCAAGTGGGTATTGTTTTTGACCGTTTGTTTTTCAAGCAATTGGCTGGAAAGTCTGTTACTTTAGAAGATATACAGGCGGCAGATCCTTACTTGTACAGTAGCTGCAAGCAAATATTGCAGATGGAAGCTGATTTCATTGATTCAGATGCTTTAGGACTGACGTTTGTGAGAGAGGTGGATGAATTAGGACACAGGAAAGTGGTTGAACTTTGCTCTGGTGGGAAAAACCTTGTAGTGAATAGTAAGAACAGGGAGAAGTATGTTTCTCTTCTCATTCAAAATTATTTTGAGACATCGATATCTGAGCAGGTATCACATTTTGCCAAGGGCTTTGGTGATATCCTTTCTAACTCAAGGCAACAGCCGTTCTTCTTTAAAAGTTTAGATCTTGAAGACCTTGATTGGATGCTCCATGGGAGCGAAAGTACTATTTCTGTCGAAGATTGGAAGGCTCATACGGAGTATAATGGCTATAAAGAGACTGACTGTCAAATATCTTGGTTTTGGGAG ATTGTTGGTAGAATGCCAGCAGAACAAAGGAAGATTCTTCTGTTCTTTTGGACATCCGTGAAATATCTGCCAGTTGAAGGTTTCCGTGGTTTAGCTTCCCGTCTATACATTTACAGGTCTATGGAAACTGAAGACCGCCTTCCTTCATCGCACACATGCTTTTACAGGCTGTGTTTCCCGCCATACTCATCCAAGGCTGTCATGCAAGATCGCCTTAGAATCATCACTCAAGAACACATCGGTTGCAGTTTCGGTACCTG GAACCTTAAATTGGTCACTGCCTCCCTTCTCCTTCGTAGATCAGAGGATTACAACATGCTGCTATCACCACAGAGTCTGTAG
- the LOC112741287 gene encoding E3 ubiquitin-protein ligase UPL5 isoform X2, which produces MPITQTTTADSVFQLQRANHSSKRKLDDYGDEYGADAGADFAGGDPEVAYAAGFLAGIKREETKNASNSRYRGADARVSSSTPSSSRAAQFRSGSRSGSRLQFFVRMMSRGNTVVMQASPHDTVKSIHERIMVLTGIPVFEQGLTYRGKQLQWENTLQECGVQNDANLHLVGRMRSTEHPQAWQVLENMVSLVFRLCRGEIVHEATKVIKSLITSYMNMAPKVDDATASYFHIFVASNAPSMLVTLYISPYAGNKERGDLFVRHFLNSCRNNMAKPYHAQCASVVLELCSLLMRVGCDDPLYLHCRNTLGSMLESAGCCHVYAGKHGKGGGSILLQDICPFVRELSNRLLRDLELCIQRPNSSGPLQTDVSDFAAFLTPLRKGITQLQAMRGMGLDEKCHEGILLAEEVDYLHLIFIQMLEKMEQCLRSMQEFLSDKLRRDRDVGLTYSGCSQYLSILKELYQISKLYDGAEEKFWKVLMNQRSMLCILVIQYAKRSDDHQWILDHRSVTNFEVRRHLAMLLFPDVKEDYEELHEMLIDRSQLLAESYEYIAQAKPASLHAGLFMEFKNEEATGPGVLREWFLLVCQAIFNPENALFVACPNDCRRFYPNPASKVDPLHLKYFSFAGRVIALALMHKVQVGIVFDRLFFKQLAGKSVTLEDIQAADPYLYSSCKQILQMEADFIDSDALGLTFVREVDELGHRKVVELCSGGKNLVVNSKNREKYVSLLIQNYFETSISEQVSHFAKGFGDILSNSRQQPFFFKSLDLEDLDWMLHGSESTISVEDWKAHTEYNGYKETDCQISWFWEIVGRMPAEQRKILLFFWTSVKYLPVEGFRGLASRLYIYRSMETEDRLPSSHTCFYRLCFPPYSSKAVMQDRLRIITQEHIGCSFGTW; this is translated from the exons ATGCCCATCACTCAAACCACGACTGCAGATAGTGTTTTCCAACTCCAACGCGCCAACCACTCCTCCAAGCGGAAGCTCGATGACTACGGTGATGAATATGGGGCAGATGCCGGCGCGGATTTCGCCGGCGGCGACCCCGAGGTCGCCTATGCAGCGGGATTCCTTGCCGGGATTAAGCGAGAAGAGACGAAAAACGCCTCAAATTCGCGGTACCGTGGCGCGGATGCTAGGGTTTCGTCGTCGACTCCTTCTTCGTCGCGAGCCGCTCAGTTTCGGAGCGGGTCGAGGTCCGGGTCGCGGTTACAGTTCTTCGTCCGAATGATGTCGCGAGGGAACACTGTGGTGATGCAAGCATCTCCTCACGATACCGTGAAATCGATCCATGAGAGAATCATGGTATTGACCGGTATACCTGTTTTCGAGCAGGGTTTAACATACAGAGGTAAACAACTTCAGTGGGAGAACACTCTTCAAGAGTGTGGGGTTCAGAACGACGCAAACCTCCACCTGGTTGGTCGCATGAGGAGTACGGAGCACCCTCAGGCGTGGCAGGTTCTTGAAAACATGGTCAGTCTTGTTTTCAGGCTCTGTAGAGGCGAAATTGTTCACGAGGCTACCAAGGTGATCAAGAGCCTCATCACCAGTTACATGAACATGGCGCCCAAGGTTGATGATGCTACAGCATCTTATTTCCACATTTTCGTCGCCTCGAATGCCCCTTCCATGCTGGTAACTCTCTATATTTCTCCTTATGCTGGTAACAAGGAACGTGGTGATTTATTTGTCAggcatttcttgaattcttgtcGCAATAACATGGCTAAACCTTATCATGCTCAGTGTGCGAGTGTGGTGTTGGAGTTGTGTAGTTTGCTTATGAGGGTTGGGTGTGATGATCCTCTGTATCTGCATTGCCGGAATACTTTGGGGTCTATGTTAGAGAGTGCTGGTTGTTGCCATGTTTATGCAGGTAAGCATGGTAAAGGTGGAGGGTCTATTTTGTTGCAGGATATCTGCCCCTTTGTTCGCGAGCTTTCGAATAGGTTGTTGAGGGATTTGGAGTTATGCATCCAGCGCCCCAACAGTTCAGGGCCATTGCAGACCGATGTTTCGGACTTTGCAGCTTTCTTGACCCCTTTGAGGAAAGGAATTACCCAATTGCAAGCTATGAGGGGTATGGGGTTGGATGAAAAGTGCCATGAGGGGATCTTGCTTGCAGAAGAGGTGGATTACCTTCACCTTATATTTATTCAGATGTTGGAGAAAATGGAACAATGCCTTCGTTCTATGCAGGAATTCTTGTCTGACAAACTAAGACGGGATCGGGATGTGGGTTTGACGTATTCTGGATGTTCTCAATATCTTTCTATCTTGAAGGAATTGTATCAAATCTCGAAGCTATATGATGGGGCGGAGGAAAAATTTTGGAAGGTTTTGATGAATCAACGAAGTATGCTTTGTATACTTGTCATCCAATATGCAAAGAGAAGTGATGATCACCAGTGGATTCTTGATCACAGATCTGTGACTAATTTTGAGGTGAGGAGGCATCTGGCAATGCTGTTGTTTCCTGATGTCAAAGAAGACTATGAGGAGTTACATGAGATGCTTATTGATAGGTCTCAATTATTGGCCGAATCCTACGAGTATATAGCACAAGCAAAGCCTGCCTCTCTGCATGCTGGGCTATTTATGGAATTCAAAAACGAGGAAGCTACTGGACCGGGTGTGCTGAGGGAGTGGTTTCTTTTGGTGTGTCAAGCAATATTTAATCCAGAAAATGCTCTCTTTGTAGCATGCCCAAATGATTGCAGGAGATTTTACCCTAATCCTG CATCTAAGGTAGATCCTCTGCATCTAAAGTACTTCAGTTTTGCTGGTCGTGTTATTGCATTAGCTTTAATGCATAAGGTGCAAGTGGGTATTGTTTTTGACCGTTTGTTTTTCAAGCAATTGGCTGGAAAGTCTGTTACTTTAGAAGATATACAGGCGGCAGATCCTTACTTGTACAGTAGCTGCAAGCAAATATTGCAGATGGAAGCTGATTTCATTGATTCAGATGCTTTAGGACTGACGTTTGTGAGAGAGGTGGATGAATTAGGACACAGGAAAGTGGTTGAACTTTGCTCTGGTGGGAAAAACCTTGTAGTGAATAGTAAGAACAGGGAGAAGTATGTTTCTCTTCTCATTCAAAATTATTTTGAGACATCGATATCTGAGCAGGTATCACATTTTGCCAAGGGCTTTGGTGATATCCTTTCTAACTCAAGGCAACAGCCGTTCTTCTTTAAAAGTTTAGATCTTGAAGACCTTGATTGGATGCTCCATGGGAGCGAAAGTACTATTTCTGTCGAAGATTGGAAGGCTCATACGGAGTATAATGGCTATAAAGAGACTGACTGTCAAATATCTTGGTTTTGGGAG ATTGTTGGTAGAATGCCAGCAGAACAAAGGAAGATTCTTCTGTTCTTTTGGACATCCGTGAAATATCTGCCAGTTGAAGGTTTCCGTGGTTTAGCTTCCCGTCTATACATTTACAGGTCTATGGAAACTGAAGACCGCCTTCCTTCATCGCACACATGCTTTTACAGGCTGTGTTTCCCGCCATACTCATCCAAGGCTGTCATGCAAGATCGCCTTAGAATCATCACTCAAGAACACATCGGTTGCAGTTTCGGTACCTGGTGA